In one Lolium rigidum isolate FL_2022 chromosome 3, APGP_CSIRO_Lrig_0.1, whole genome shotgun sequence genomic region, the following are encoded:
- the LOC124694306 gene encoding uncharacterized protein LOC124694306 — MATAWVRARSLSCKSRAVADEVYSPPPLPKKHPLPPVKSSVEFMPVKESRRSRSCETDRPAWRKTKQKGTSELATKKPKQIAASPARPSSSSFLAMTELPEGHSSRRILELIFASGWSPRALEAEVEALFRVHSTARAVARFEDARAAARARGAAADDARCAADGNEVMRFQCRPADGEDSVICAAVATTKLSAVRTFDGSGAADASATGGTGGRRSMLVCRVIAGRVRRAADPPCRAGEYQSVDAGGGELVVLDRRAVLPCFLVVYRVKPALDDSSSSCRSR; from the coding sequence ATGGCGACGGCGTGGGTGCGGGCGCGTTCTCTCAGCTGCAAGTCCAGAGCCGTCGCCGACGAAGTGTAcagcccgccgccgctgcccaagAAACACCCGCTACCGCCGGTCAAGAGTTCTGTCGAATTCATGCCGGTTAAGGAGAGTCGGAGGTCCAGGTCCTGCGAGACGGACCGGCCAGCTTGGAGGAAGACGAAGCAGAAGGGCACGTCCGAGCTCGCGACGAAGAAGCCCAAGCAGATCGCGGCGTCGCCGGCGCGCCCGAGCTCGTCGTCGTTCTTGGCAATGACGGAGCTCCCGGAGGGTCACTCCTCGCGGCGCATCCTCGAGCTCATCTTCGCCTCGGGTTGGAGCCCTCGCGCGCTGGAGGCCGAGGTGGAGGCCCTGTTCCGTGTGCACAGCACGGCGCGCGCGGTGGCGCGCTTCGAggacgcgcgcgccgccgcccgggccCGCGGCGCGGCCGCGGACGACGCGCGGTGCGCCGCCGACGGCAACGAGGTGATGCGGTTCCAGTGCCGCCCCGCCGACGGCGAGGACTCGGTGATCTGCGCCGCGGTCGCCACGACCAAGCTGTCGGCCGTGCGCACGTTCGACGGCAGCGGCGCGGCAGATGCCAGCGCCACCGGAGGCACTGGAGGCCGCAGGAGCATGCTGGTGTGCCGCGTGATCGCCGGCCGCGTCCGGCGCGCCGCCGACCCTCCGTGCCGCGCCGGCGAGTACCAGTCGGTGGACGCGGGCGGGGGCGAGCTCGTGGTGCTCGACCGCCGCGCCGTGCTCCCCTGCTTCCTCGTCGTCTACAGGGTCAAGCCGGCTCTGGACGACAGCTCTTCTAGCTGCCGTTCCCGTTGA
- the LOC124694484 gene encoding flavin-containing monooxygenase FMO GS-OX-like 2 — MPPRRVAVIGAGAAGLVAARELRREGHAPVVFERAAAVGGNWLYDASPASAASATDLLGAGGVHSSLYAALRTNLPRECMGFLDFPFVPDDGAGTESSYSDDPRRFPGHEEVLRYLEAFGRRFDLHGLVRFETEVVRVRRDDAGPGWKVSYRSMKLAHVSSEQEEVFDAVVVCNGHLAEPHIADIAGMDTWPGKQMHSHNYRVPDSFHGQVVVVIGSAPSGHEISRDIAGVAKEVHVGRRSPPTSEMQSTARANLWLHPMVERAEEDGSVVFKDGSRVKANAIVHCTGYKYNFPFLGDDAGIYVDDNRVGPLYQHVFPPHLAPHISFIGLHIKALLFPLFQLQSNWVAGVLSGRIKLPSQDEMMEHVATFYREMEADIFPNRNTHNLGACTYKYEDWVAEKCGHEKIEGWRKEMFIAALKNFAHRRESYQDEWDDDHLLPQAHRDFAKYL; from the exons ATGCCGCCCCGCCGCGTCGCCGTGATCGGCGCCGGAGCCGCCGGGCTGGTGGCGGCGCGCGAGCTGCGTCGCGAGGGCCACGCCCCAGTCGTCTTCGAGCGCGCCGCGGCAGTGGGCGGCAACTGGCTCTACGATGCCTCTCCAGCCAGCGCCGCCTCGGCTACCGACctgctcggcgccggcggcgtccACTCGAGCCTGTACGCGGCCCTCCGCACCAACCTGCCCCGCGAGTGCATGGGCTTCCTCGACTTCCCCTTCGTCCCCGACGACGGCGCCGGGACCGAGAGCTCATACTCCGACGACCCGCGCAGGTTCCCCGGCCACGAGGAGGTGCTCCGGTACCTCGAGGCGTTTGGGCGGCGGTTTGATCTTCATGGGCTGGTACGGTTCGAAACGGAGGTGGTCCGCGTCCGCAGGGACGACGCCGGCCCGGGCTGGAAGGTGTCGTACCGCTCGATGAAGCTCGCCCATGTCAGTAGTGAACAAGAGGAGGTGTTCGACGCCGTCGTTGTCTGCAACGGTCACTTGGCCGAGCCGCACATCGCCGACATCGCCG GCATGGATACTTGGCCCGGGAAGCAAATGCACAGCCACAACTACCGTGTGCCCGACTCGTTTCACGGACAA GTTGTGGTGGTAATCGGATCAGCGCCCAGTGGACACGAAATTTCGAGGGACATTGCAGGTGTCGCGAAAGAGGTCCATGTTGGGCGTCGGTCACCCCCCACCTCCGAAATGCAGAGCACTGCCCGTGCAAACTTGTGGCTTCATCCTATG GTCGAGCGCGCTGAGGAAGATGGCAGCGTGGTGTTCAAAGATGGTAGTCGGGTTAAAGCCAATGCCATCGTGCACTGCACCGG ATACAAGTACAACTTCCCATTCCTAGGTGATGATGCTGGTATCTACGTCGACGACAACCGCGTGGGCCCGCTATACCAGCATGTCTTCCCCCCACACTTGGCTCCTCACATCTCCTTCATTGGGCTGCACATCAAG gctctTCTTTTCCCCTTGTTTCAACTGCAAAGCAACTGGGTGGCCGGAGTCCTATCGGGAAGGATAAAGCTCCCGTCACAAGATGAAATGATGGAACATGTCGCAACATTTTACAGGGAGATGGAGGCTGACATATTCCCCAACAGAAACACTCATAACCTAGGAGCATGCACG TATAAGTATGAAGACTGGGTTGCTGAGAAATGTGGGCATGAGAAGATTGAAGGGTGGAGAAAAGAGATGTTCATTGCGGCGCTAAAGAACTTTGCTCATCGCCGTGAGAGCTACCAGGATGAATGGGACGACGACCACCTATTACCACAAGCACACCGAGATTTTGCCAAGTATTTGTGA
- the LOC124694486 gene encoding flavin-containing monooxygenase FMO GS-OX-like 2 isoform X1: MPSRVAVIGAGAAGLVAARELRREGHDPVVFERAAGVGGSWLYDPAASADPLGAGGVHSSLYASLRTNLPREIMGFLDFPFVAVEVSGSDPRRFPGHEEVQRYLEAFARRFDLYGLVRLRTEVVRIRRNASTGSWLVSYCSRKLAGAGRDEHEGEEEEEEFDAVVVCNGHFTEPRLADITGIDAWPGKQMHSHNYRVPDPFHGQVVVIIGYRPSGMDISRDIAGVAKEVHVATRSAPREVQSTTAHPNLWLHSMIDHAEEDGTVVFQDGSQVKADTILHCTGYKYKFPFLDESDDAIGIFVDENRVGPLYKHVFPPQLAPHISFIGLPFKAIPFPLFQLQSNWVAGVLSGRIDLPSQEEMMQDVETYYLEMEARRCPKRYTHLIVMKLQFEYEDWMVEQCGLENIELWRKEIYVGAKPKMLDRPESYRDKWDDDHDLLAQAYHDFKEYI, encoded by the exons ATGCCATCTCGGGTCGCTGTAATCGGCGCCGGAGCCGCCGGCCTGGTGGCTGCGCGCGAACTGCGGCGCGAGGGCCACGACCCCGTCGTCTTCGAGCGCGCAGCCGGAGTGGGTGGAAGCTGGCTCTACGACCCGGCTGCCTCGGCTGACCCactcggcgccggcggcgtccACTCGAGCCTGTATGCCTCCCTCCGCACCAACCTGCCCCGCGAGATCATGGGCTTCCTCGACTTCCCCTTCGTCGCCGTCGAGGTCTCCGGCAGCGACCCGCGCAGGTTCCCTGGGCACGAGGAAGTGCAACGGTACCTTGAAGCGTTCGCACGGCGGTTCGACCTCTACGGGCTGGTCCGGCTCCGGACGGAGGTGGTCCGCATCCGCAGGAACGCCAGCACGGGGAGCTGGTTGGTATCGTACTGCTCCAGGAAGCTTGCCGGCGCCGGCAGAGATGAAcatgagggggaggaggaggaggaggagttcgacgccgtcgtcgtctgCAACGGCCACTTCACGGAGCCGCGGCTCGCCGACATCACCG GTATAGATGCTTGGCCCGGAAAGCAGATGCACAGCCACAATTATCGTGTACCCGACCCATTTCACGGCCAA GTTGTGGTGATAATAGGATACCGTCCCAGCGGAATGGACATATCAAGGGACATAGCTGGTGTCGCCAAAGAGGTCCATGTTGCCACTCGATCGGCGCCTCGTGAAGTGCAGAGTACTACAGCACATCCCAACTTGTGGTTACATTCCATG ATAGATCATGCAGAAGAAGATGGCACCGTGGTGTTTCAAGACGGCAGTCAGGTCAAAGCTGATACCATCCTACACTGCACTGG ATACAAATACAAATTTCCGTTCCTGGATGAGAGCGATGATGCTATTGGTATCTTTGTGGATGAGAACCGTGTGGGCCCATTGTATAAGCATGTGTTTCCGCCACAATTGGCTCCTCACATCTCCTTCATCGGATTGCCTTTCAAG GCTATCCCTTTTCCATTGTTTCAACTCCAAAGCAACTGGGTGGCCGGAGTTCTGTCAGGAAGGATTGACCTCCCATCACAAGAGGAGATGATGCAAGATGTGGAAACATATTACTTGGAGATGGAAGCTCGCAGATGCCCCAAAAGATACACTCA TCTAATTGTTATGAAATTACAGTTTGAGTATGAGGACTGGATGGTGGAGCAATGTGGGTTGGAAAATATCGAGTTGTGGAGGAAAGAGATATATGTCGGCGCAAAACCCAAGATGTTGGATCGACCTGAGAGTTATCGCGACAAGTGGGATGATGATCATGACCTATTAGCACAGGCATACCATGATTTCAAAGAGTATATTTGA
- the LOC124694486 gene encoding flavin-containing monooxygenase FMO GS-OX-like 2 isoform X2, with product MPSRVAVIGAGAAGLVAARELRREGHDPVVFERAAGVGGSWLYDPAASADPLGAGGVHSSLYASLRTNLPREIMGFLDFPFVAVEVSGSDPRRFPGHEEVQRYLEAFARRFDLYGLVRLRTEVVRIRRNASTGSWLVSYCSRKLAGAGRDEHEGEEEEEEFDAVVVCNGHFTEPRLADITGIDAWPGKQMHSHNYRVPDPFHGQVVVIIGYRPSGMDISRDIAGVAKEVHVATRSAPREVQSTTAHPNLWLHSMIDHAEEDGTVVFQDGSQVKADTILHCTGYKYKFPFLDESDDAIGIFVDENRVGPLYKHVFPPQLAPHISFIGLPFKAIPFPLFQLQSNWVAGVLSGRIDLPSQEEMMQDVETYYLEMEARRCPKRYTHGLQLAFEYEDWMVEQCGLENIELWRKEIYVGAKPKMLDRPESYRDKWDDDHDLLAQAYHDFKEYI from the exons ATGCCATCTCGGGTCGCTGTAATCGGCGCCGGAGCCGCCGGCCTGGTGGCTGCGCGCGAACTGCGGCGCGAGGGCCACGACCCCGTCGTCTTCGAGCGCGCAGCCGGAGTGGGTGGAAGCTGGCTCTACGACCCGGCTGCCTCGGCTGACCCactcggcgccggcggcgtccACTCGAGCCTGTATGCCTCCCTCCGCACCAACCTGCCCCGCGAGATCATGGGCTTCCTCGACTTCCCCTTCGTCGCCGTCGAGGTCTCCGGCAGCGACCCGCGCAGGTTCCCTGGGCACGAGGAAGTGCAACGGTACCTTGAAGCGTTCGCACGGCGGTTCGACCTCTACGGGCTGGTCCGGCTCCGGACGGAGGTGGTCCGCATCCGCAGGAACGCCAGCACGGGGAGCTGGTTGGTATCGTACTGCTCCAGGAAGCTTGCCGGCGCCGGCAGAGATGAAcatgagggggaggaggaggaggaggagttcgacgccgtcgtcgtctgCAACGGCCACTTCACGGAGCCGCGGCTCGCCGACATCACCG GTATAGATGCTTGGCCCGGAAAGCAGATGCACAGCCACAATTATCGTGTACCCGACCCATTTCACGGCCAA GTTGTGGTGATAATAGGATACCGTCCCAGCGGAATGGACATATCAAGGGACATAGCTGGTGTCGCCAAAGAGGTCCATGTTGCCACTCGATCGGCGCCTCGTGAAGTGCAGAGTACTACAGCACATCCCAACTTGTGGTTACATTCCATG ATAGATCATGCAGAAGAAGATGGCACCGTGGTGTTTCAAGACGGCAGTCAGGTCAAAGCTGATACCATCCTACACTGCACTGG ATACAAATACAAATTTCCGTTCCTGGATGAGAGCGATGATGCTATTGGTATCTTTGTGGATGAGAACCGTGTGGGCCCATTGTATAAGCATGTGTTTCCGCCACAATTGGCTCCTCACATCTCCTTCATCGGATTGCCTTTCAAG GCTATCCCTTTTCCATTGTTTCAACTCCAAAGCAACTGGGTGGCCGGAGTTCTGTCAGGAAGGATTGACCTCCCATCACAAGAGGAGATGATGCAAGATGTGGAAACATATTACTTGGAGATGGAAGCTCGCAGATGCCCCAAAAGATACACTCACGGCCTGCAGTTAGCT TTTGAGTATGAGGACTGGATGGTGGAGCAATGTGGGTTGGAAAATATCGAGTTGTGGAGGAAAGAGATATATGTCGGCGCAAAACCCAAGATGTTGGATCGACCTGAGAGTTATCGCGACAAGTGGGATGATGATCATGACCTATTAGCACAGGCATACCATGATTTCAAAGAGTATATTTGA
- the LOC124694489 gene encoding flavin-containing monooxygenase FMO GS-OX-like 2 — translation MPSRVAVIGAGAAGLVAARELRREGHDPVVFERAAGVGGVWLYDSAASADPLGAGGVHSSLYASLRTNIPRECMGFFDFPFVSDESAGDPRRYPGHEEVLRYLEAFAQRFDLHGLVRLETEVVRVRRDDASAGWKVSYCSTKLAGAGSDELEEEVFDAVVVCNGHYAEPRLAVAGIDGWPGKQMHSHSYRKPEPFHDQVVVIIGYNPSGMDISRDIAGVAKEVHVSIRSAPYGLQSTTAKANLLLHSMIECAEEDGTIVFQDGSRVKADVIIHCTGYKYSFPFLGDGEEAAGICVDDNRVGPLYKHVFPPQLAPHMAFIGLPFKGIPFPLFELQSNWVAGVLSGRIELPSQEKMMHDVETFYLEMEARVWPKRYTHGLSAFQFEYEDWLVEQCGLEKIEEWRKVIHLTARTKVSGQPESYRDKWDDDHLLAQAHNDFTKKF, via the exons ATGCCATCTCGTGTCGCCGTGATCGGCGCGGGAGCCGCCGGCCTGGTGGCTGCGCGCGAACTGCGGCGCGAGGGCCACGACCCCGTCGTCTTCGAGCGGGCCGCCGGCGTGGGCGGCGTCTGGCTCTATGACTCAGCCGCCTCCGCCGACCCGCTTGGCGCCGGCGGCGTCCACTCGAGTCTCTACGCGTCCCTCCGCACCAACATCCCACGCGAGTGCATGGGCTTCTTCGACTTCCCCTTCGTCTCCGACGAGAGCGCCGGCGACCCGCGAAGGTACCCCGGGCATGAGGAGGTGCTCCGGTACCTCGAGGCGTTCGCGCAGCGGTTCGACCTCCACGGGCTGGTCCGGCTCGAGACGGAGGTGGTCCGCGTCCGCAGGGACGACGCGAGCGCGGGCTGGAAGGTGTCCTACTGCTCGACAAagctcgccggcgccggcagCGACGAACTAGAGGAGGAGGTGTTCGACGCCGTCGTGGTCTGCAACGGCCACTACGCCGAGCCGCGTCTCGCCGTCGCTG GCATAGATGGTTGGCCAGGAAAGCAGATGCACAGCCACAGTTACCGTAAGCCCGAGCCGTTTCATGACCAA GTTGTGGTGATAATAGGATACAATCCCAGTGGGATGGACATTTCGAGGGACATTGCTGGTGTCGCCAAAGAGGTCCATGTTTCCATTCGATCAGCGCCTTACGGACTGCAGAGTACTACTGCAAAAGCCAACTTGTTGCTACATTCCATG ATCGAGTGTGCCGAGGAAGATGGCACCATTGTGTTCCAAGACGGTAGTCGGGTCAAAGCGGATGTCATCATCCACTGTACTGG ATACAAGTATAGCTTCCCATTCCTAGGTGACGGCGAAGAGGCTGCTGGTATCTGTGTGGACGACAACCGAGTGGGTCCTCTATACAAGCATGTGTTCCCACCACAACTTGCTCCTCACATGGCCTTCATTGGATTGCCGTTCAAG GGCATCCCTTTTCCATTGTTTGAACTGCAAAGCAACTGGGTGGCTGGAGTTCTATCAGGACGGATTGAGCTCCCATCACAAGAGAAGATGATGCATGACGTGGAAACATTTTACTTGGAGATGGAAGCTCGCGTATGGCCCAAAAGATACACTCATGGTC TTTCGGCATTCCAGTTTGAGTATGAGGACTGGCTGGTGGAGCAATGCGGGCTAGAGAAGATTGAAGAGTGGAGGAAAGTGATACACCTCACAGCGAGAACCAAGGTGTCAGGTCAGCCTGAGAGCTACCGAGACAAGTGGGATGACGACCATTTGCTGGCACAAGCACACAATGATTTCACAAAAAAATTCTGA